Proteins co-encoded in one Maylandia zebra isolate NMK-2024a linkage group LG16, Mzebra_GT3a, whole genome shotgun sequence genomic window:
- the agr1 gene encoding anterior gradient 1 isoform X2 has product MIYLFDKFDRKENLKIESAHRSVRADACCFILTSSLKGQGTMLRWVLLALLIGLCASAGDQKAKKKVKSQSLSRGWGGGINWAQNYEDGLAKMAKSQKPLMVIHHKDNCPHSKDLKKAFVADKTIQKMAKEDFIMLNVVEETSDKNLAPDGYYVPRILFVDPTLTVRTDITGKYSNHLYTYTASDIQGLADNMKKAKVPLHSEL; this is encoded by the exons ATGATATACCTGTTTGACAAGTTCGatagaaaagaaaatctgaaaataGAGAGCGCACATAGGAGCGTCAGAGCAGATGCTTGTTGCTTCATATTGACGAG ctctctgAAAGGACAAGGAACAATGCTTCGCTGGGTCTTGCTTGCTTTGCTCATTGGCCTCTGTGCCAGTGCCGGGGACCAGAAAGCTAAAAAGAAAGTGAAGAGTCAGTCCTTGTCAAGAG GATGGGGAGGTGGTATTAACTGGGCCCAAAATTATGAAGACGGCCTAGCAAAAATGGCCAAGAG TCAGAAACCTCTCATGGTCATTCATCATAAAGACAACTGCCCACACAGTAAAG ACCTGAAGAAGGCATTTGTTGCGGATAAGACTATCCAGAAAATggcaaaagaggatttcatcaTGCTCAACGTGGTG GAAGAGACTTCGGACAAGAATCTGGCACCTGACGGTTACTATGTTCCCAGAATCCTCTTTGTTG ATCCAACCTTGACTGTGCGCACAGACATTACTGGAAAGTACAGCAACCACCTCTACACCTACACAGCGAGTGACATCCAAGGCC TGGCCGACAACATGAAGAAAGCCAAAGTCCCGCTGCACAGCGAACTCTAA
- the agr1 gene encoding anterior gradient 1 isoform X1 translates to MIYLFDKFDRKENLKIESAHRSVRADACCFILTSSSLKGQGTMLRWVLLALLIGLCASAGDQKAKKKVKSQSLSRGWGGGINWAQNYEDGLAKMAKSQKPLMVIHHKDNCPHSKDLKKAFVADKTIQKMAKEDFIMLNVVEETSDKNLAPDGYYVPRILFVDPTLTVRTDITGKYSNHLYTYTASDIQGLADNMKKAKVPLHSEL, encoded by the exons ATGATATACCTGTTTGACAAGTTCGatagaaaagaaaatctgaaaataGAGAGCGCACATAGGAGCGTCAGAGCAGATGCTTGTTGCTTCATATTGACGAG cagctctctgAAAGGACAAGGAACAATGCTTCGCTGGGTCTTGCTTGCTTTGCTCATTGGCCTCTGTGCCAGTGCCGGGGACCAGAAAGCTAAAAAGAAAGTGAAGAGTCAGTCCTTGTCAAGAG GATGGGGAGGTGGTATTAACTGGGCCCAAAATTATGAAGACGGCCTAGCAAAAATGGCCAAGAG TCAGAAACCTCTCATGGTCATTCATCATAAAGACAACTGCCCACACAGTAAAG ACCTGAAGAAGGCATTTGTTGCGGATAAGACTATCCAGAAAATggcaaaagaggatttcatcaTGCTCAACGTGGTG GAAGAGACTTCGGACAAGAATCTGGCACCTGACGGTTACTATGTTCCCAGAATCCTCTTTGTTG ATCCAACCTTGACTGTGCGCACAGACATTACTGGAAAGTACAGCAACCACCTCTACACCTACACAGCGAGTGACATCCAAGGCC TGGCCGACAACATGAAGAAAGCCAAAGTCCCGCTGCACAGCGAACTCTAA